Proteins found in one Zea mays cultivar B73 chromosome 1, Zm-B73-REFERENCE-NAM-5.0, whole genome shotgun sequence genomic segment:
- the LOC100282600 gene encoding Transmembrane 9 superfamily member 2 precursor, translating into MAASPAAAAALLILFALGAAGGVAADGSDHRYKMYEPVPLYANKVGPFHNPSETYRYFDLPFCSPEKVKEKSEALGEVLNGDRLVDAPYKLDFRSEVESKAVCSKKLTKEDVVKFRNAVAKDYYFQMYYDDLPLWGFIGKVEKGGKADPSEWKYYLYRHIIFDILYNNDRVIEINVHTDQSALVDLTEDKETNVDFLYSVKWKETPTPFEKRMEKYSSSSNMPHHLEVHWFSIINSCVTVLLLTGFLATILMRVLKNDFVKYAHDEEAADDQEESGWKYIHGDVFRFPKNKSLFSAALGTGTQLFALTTFIFLLALVGVFYPYNRGALFTALVVIYALTSGIAGYVATSFYSQLEGTNWVRNLLLTGCLFCGPLLLTFCFLNTVAIAYSATAALPFGTICVIVLIWTLVTFPLLVLGGIAGKNSKSEFQAPCRTTKYPREIPPLPWYRRTIPQMAMAGFLPFSAIYIELYYIFASVWGHRIYTIYSILFIVFIILLIVTAFITVALTYFQLAAEDHEWWWRSFLCGGSTGFFVYGYCLYYYYARSDMSGFMQTSFFFGYMACICYAFFLMLGMVGFRAALFFVRHIYKSIKCE; encoded by the exons ATGGCGGCCTCGCCGGCCGCGGCCGCGGCACTCCTCATCCTCTTCGCCCTCGGGGCGGCCGGCGGAGTGGCGGCCGacggctccgaccaccggtacaagATGTACGAGCCCGTCCCGCTCTACGCCAACAAGGTCGGCCCCTTCCACAATCCCAG TGAGACATATCGTTACTTCGACCTGCCCTTCTGCTCTCCTG AGAAAGTGAAGGAGAAGAGCGAGGCCCTTGGCGAGGTCCTCAATGGGGATCGGCTAGTTGATGCGCCTTACAAGCTTGATTTCCGTTCGGAAGTTGAGTCCAAGGCGGTTTGCTCAAAgaagcttaccaaagaggatgtagTGAAGTTCCGGAATGCAGTAGCGAAGGACTACTACTTCCAGATGTACTATGATGATCTCCCACTGTGGGGCTTCATTGGTAAAGTTGAGAAgggaggcaaggccgatccgagcGAGTGGAAGTACTACCTGTACAGGCACATCATCTTCGATATCCTGTACAACAACGACCGGGTGATTGAAATCAATGTGCACACTGATCAGAGTGCTTTGGTTGACCTGACGGAGGATAaggagacaaatgtggatttcctgTACTCAGTCAAGTGGAAGGAGACACCAACACCATTTGAGAAGAGGATGGAGAAGTACTCCAGCTCCTCCAACATGCCGCACCACCTGGAGGTTCATTGGTTCTCAATTATAAACTCTTGTGTTACTGTCCTCCTCCTCACAGGGTTCCTTGCAACAATCCTCATGCGAGTATTGAAGAATGATTTTGTCAA GTATGCCCATGATGAGGAAGCAGCTGATGACCAGGAAGAGTCTGGATGGAAGTATATTCATGGTGACGTCTTCCGGTTCCCAAAGAATAAGTCGCTATTTTCCGCTGCTCTTGGCACAGGAACTCAATTATTTGCACT CACAACCTTTATATTTCTTCTTGCACTTGTTGGAGTATTCTACCCTTACAACCGTGGTGCACTATTTACTGCATTGGTTGTCATCTATGCACTCACTTCAGGAATTGCTGGATACGTTGCTACCTCTTTTTATTCTCAGCTGGAGGGGACAAACTGG GTGAGGAACTTGCTATTGACAGGATGCCTGTTCTGTGGACCTCTCTTACTGACATTTTGCTTCTTGAACACTGTTGCTATTGCTTATAGTGCAACAGCAGCACTGCCCTTTGGCACTATCTGTGTCATTGTGCTCATCTGGACCTTGGTCACGTTTCCTTTGCTTGTTTTGGGTGGTATTGCTGGTAAAAACAGCAAAAGTGAGTTCCAAGCTCCTTGCCGTACCACAAAATACCCCAGGGAGATTCCTCCACTTCCCTGGTACCGGAGAACCATTCCACAGATGGCTATGGCTGGGTTCTTGCCTTTCAGCGCCATATACATTGAGCTATACTACATCTTTGCTAGTGTTTGGGGCCACAGGATCTACACAATCTACAGCATTCTGTTTATTGTCTTCATCATCCTCCTTATTGTCACCGCGTTCATCACTGTTGCACTGACATACTTCCAGCTTGCTGCTGAAGACCATGAGTGGTGGTGGAG GTCATTCCTTTGCGGAGGATCAACTGGGTTTTTCGTGTACGGCTACTGCCTGTACTACTACTATGCGCGATCCGACATGTCTGGCTTCATGCAGACATCTTTCTTCTTTGGCTACATGGCCTGCATCTGCTATGCATTCTTCTTGATGCTCGGGATGGTGGGCTTCCGCGCCGCCCTGTTCTTTGTCCGCCACATATACAAATCAATCAAGTGTGAATGA
- the LOC778439 gene encoding deoxymugineic acid synthase 1 (The RefSeq protein has 2 substitutions compared to this genomic sequence) — MSATGRAPCGLPRVGLGTAVQGPRPDPVRAAVLRAIQLGYRHFDTAAHYATEAPIGEAAAEAVRTGLVASREDLFVTSKVWCADAHRDRVLPALRRTLSNLQMEYVDLYMVHWPVTMKAGRFTAPFTPEDFEPFDMRAVWEAMEECHRLGLAKAIGVCNFSCKKLETLLSFATIPPVVNQVEINPVWQQRKLREFCRAKGIQLCAYSPLGAKGTHWGSDSVMDSGVLHEIAKSKGKTVAQVCLRWVYEQGDCLIVKSFDEGRMKENLDIVDWELSEEERQRISKIPQRKINQGRRYVSEHGPYKSFEELWAGEI, encoded by the exons ATGAGCGCGACCGGGCGAGCCCCGTGCGGCCTGCCGCGCATCGGCCTGGGCACGGCGGTGCAGGGCCCGCGGCCGGACCCCGTCCGCGCCGCGGTGCTGCGCGCCATCCAGCTCGGCTACCGCCACTTCGACACGGCCGCGCACTACGCCACCGAGGCGCCCATCGGGGAGGCCGCCGCCGAGGCCGTGCGCACGGGGCTCGTCGCCTCCCGCGAGGACCTCTTCGTCACGTCCAAGGTCTGGTGCGCCGACGCGCACCGGGACAGGGTGCTCCCGGCCCTCCGCCGGACGCTCAG CAATCTCCAGATGGAATACGTGGACCTGTACATGGTGCACTGGCCCGTGACCATGAAGGCCGGGAGGTTCACGGCCCCCTTCACGCCCGAGGACTTCGAGCCGTTCGACATGCGGGCCGTGTGGGAGGCCATGGAGGAGTGCCACCGCCTGGGCCTGGCCAAGGCCATCGGCGTGTGCAACTTCTCCTGCAAGAAGCTCGAGACCCTGCTCTCCTTCGCCACCATCCCTCCCGTGGTCAATCAG GTTGAGATCAACCCGGTGTGGCAGCAGCGGAAGCTGAGGGAGTTCTGCAGGGCGAAGGGCATCCAGCTATGCGCCTACTCGCCCCTGGGCGCCAAGGGCACGCACTGGGGCAGCGACTCGGTGATGGACTCCGGCGTCCTGCACGAGATCGCCAAGTCCAAGGGCAAGACCGTGGCACAG GTGTGCCTGAGGTGGGTGTACGAGCAGGGCGACTGCCTGATCGTGAAGAGCTTCGACGAGGGGCGGATGAAGGAGAACCTGGACATCGTGGACTGGgagctgagcgaggaggagagGCAGCGCATCAGCAAGATCCCCCAGCGGAAGATCAACCAGGGCCGTCGCTACGTCTCCGAGCACGGGCCCTACAAGTCCTTCGAGGAGCTATGGGACGGCGAGATATGA